The window AAAAGGCTAAAAGATATTTCCGGTTTAGGTGGTACAGGATTACGAAAACTTCATAGTCTTACCATTAGGTATAACGATAGTTTAGAATCTTTTTCAGGTTTTGATAACTTGAAGAAAATTACCAACCTTACTATTAAAGATGGACGTATGCTTGCTGAATTCAGTGCTTTTCAAAATTTAGATAGTGTCACTGGTGATTTGGTACTTGATAAGCTTAAAAAAATAGAGAGCATAAATGCATTTCAAAAATTGAAATATGTTGGGGGTGAATTTAATATAAGTTTTGGAGCTCAATTAAAGAATTGTGCTAACTTTAGTTCATTGAATTATATTAAAGGTAATTTTACATTGTTGAGACTGGATTCAATATTTGACTTAAATGGTTTTGATCAGTTAAATGTAGTTGGTGGAACTGTAACTATACAAACCAATAATAGGCTTGAAAGCCTAGAAGGATTTAATAACCTAGAAAGTGTAGTTGGGGACTTTGTTGTGTTGAATAATCACGGTTTAGTTTCTCTTGATGATTTGGATTCCTTGAAAACATTGTCAGGTAGTTTATTGATTGAGAATTGTAGAAACCTGAAGGAAATTGCTAGTATTAAAAATTTAGAATATACAGGTGGAATTAGCCTGATAAGGTTAGATAGTTTAAAAACTATTTACGGTTTTCCCAAATTAAATACTCTTGATGGTTCTTTGTTCCTTAAAGATTTAGATAAACTCAAAGAGCTTTCTGGATTTAGCGATATTAATAAGATTAATAAGTCTTTAGGTATTTCAGGTTGCGATGGCTTAAAGGATTTTAATGGACTTGAGACTTTGAAGATGATTTCTCAGACTCTTACAGTTTATAATTGTGACTCTATAAAGAACTTAATAGGCATGGAGAACCTAAGTAAAATAGGAAACCACTTGTATATTGCAAATAATGAACGATTAAGTAGCCTGCAAGGTATAAATAATGCAGACTTAGAATCTGTTGAAATAAAAAACAATCCATTACTTTCTATGTGCAGTGTGGAGAGTATTTGTCAATTTATAAGCACAGATTATATAAGATTTGAGAACAATTCTGAGGGTTGTAATACTGAAGAGGAAATAAACGAAATGTGTTATGACCAAGGATACTATTCTGATGATGTGTTTTCAATGATAAATGAACAGCCAAAATGGAATGTTTTGGATTTGAAAACTGAAATACCAAATATTGCTACAACTCAAAGTTATAATTATACAAATGATTTTGTTTTCTGCGGAAACAGATACTCCAAAATTAATTTCGAAGATATCAATAAAAGAGCATATATCAGAGCGAATCATGAAAAAGCATATTATCGAAATAGAGAAGATTGTAATGCAAAAGAATATTTACTTTATGATTACACGCTAGCTGTTGGTGATACTGCTTATGTGGGCTGGAATCAGTATGAATGGATTGCTAAGGATACAGCCGCATTTGCTGTGACAAAAGTGGAGGATATTGAAAAGTTTGATAGAATTCGGATAAGGGTAACTTTAGAGTACGCAGAGGCAGATGCTGCATATACAGGCCAGCTTCATTGGTTAGAGGGAGTGGGTTGTGAAGAGCATCCATTTTATCCTTTTGCACAAATGGATGATTATTTATTGCACAAATATGAATTGCTGTGTTTTGATAGTGCAGGATTCAAAAAGTATCAAAGTCCAAACTGGAGTGTCTGTGATACCAATTATACAAGTATTGATGATTTGCAAACTTCAGGATTCAGCATCTCACCGAATCCATTTGTAAATCAGATGAAAATTACTTCAGAAAATGAAGAAATACAAGGTATCCAACTCCTCTCTCTAACTGGCCAATTCATTCCAATTTCATGGAATAATAATGGAGGAATAGCAAGTGTTCGTATTCCTGAGGAGTCTCCAAATGGTATATATATCCTCCGGATTTTTACCGCAAATGGATATAGTAATATCAAAATGGTGAAATCCGATTATTCCTTGAAATAGCTTTTCTAAAAGCTGTTTTATAATTGAAATGGTTGACGTTTTTAAAGAATAAGTGATTTCCCCTATTGCTGAACTTATAATATCTGTATAATTTCGGAGGGTAAAACCAAATAGAATGAAATCACAAACTAAATCGAGGCAATGTAAGACCTGTCTTAATCATGATATGTTGAGCCATATAGTGATTGATGAAAGTGGCCTCTGCAATCAATGTCAAGAATATACGCCTTTTGTTCCCAAGCCTTCTAATGGGGTTTTAGATTTGTTCTCTAATATCAAAAAGAAAAATCATCGATATGATGCATTAGTTCCATTGAGTGGAGGAAAGGATAGTACTTATGTGTTATACTTGGCGCTAAAGAAGTATAAATTGAAAGTATTGACTTATACTTTGGATAATGGCTTCATGAGTGATATAGCCAAAGAGAATATTGAGAAAACTATAGCTAAAGCAGAGGTAGACCATGTTTGGTATAGGCATGATAAAGAGGTTTTAAGAAAAATGTACAGAACTTCTTTATTGGAATCTGGAGAAATATGTGGTGTTTGTGGTGTGGCAATAGAGCGAAGCATGCTTAAAGTTTCTGAAGATTATAAAATACCCATTATTCTACTGGGACATTCTCCCGCAGAACATACTTCATTTACCAAAGAAAACATATACGATCAAAAAAGATTGAGAACCATTTTAGCCCAAAGTCCAGAAATCAGTAAACAAGAGATCGACGAGTTTTTAATTTATCCAAGGATGAATTTTATCTCTGCCTTTGTCCAAACCAAATTGGGGAGGTTTGGTCGAAAGATTAATATATTGTATTACGAAGATCTGCCCTCGGATTTCGAAATTGGAGAGATTATCAAAAAAGAACTAAACTGGAGCGATTCTGAGGATTCTGATTATACTCGTCATTTCGATTGCATTGCTGAACCATTTAGCAATTTTATTCGAGATAAAAGATTTGGTTCTTCACGAAGACTTCCTCAAATTAATAATATGATCCGCAATCAGGAATTAACAAAAGCAGAGGCGGAAAAGATTATTGCAGAAGATAAGAAAACGGAGGAACCTGTTCATTATAAATGGATCATGGATTATTTAAATCTCGTGGATAAAGATTTAGAGTCCATTAATAATATTCCTATAGGGGTTTATAGCCAAAATATTTCAAGAGCCAATAAGGTTTTTGCCTTTGTCAGGGAAAAAGTAATGACTTAAAATATGGAAACAATCAAAACCTATCATCATTTATTCACTTTTAAAACAAAAAACTATGAAGAAAAATTTACTTTTATTATTAATGCTAGTGATGAGTATTGGTTTGTTTGCTCAGGATTGGGCGCCAATCAATAGCACTGAACGATTTTGTTATTCCTCTGATGATACTTTGGATATGATAAATAATGTACTCTGGGTGGAGACCTTTGAAGAAGTTGATGATGCTCAAGTTTATCACCTCAATAAAATTGCTATTCCTTTTGAGAATGGAGAAGGAAGTTTGTTTTTATACAATCAACCACAGTTTTTATTGGATGATGTTTGGGTATTTCCAGATGGAGATTGGGTTTTTCAAGATACTTTCTTTTTGCCCATTGAAGAGCTAGAAACTTATACGCTAAAGCCCAATGCTTCCCTAAATGATTCTTGGGATTTTGCAGGCAATATCACTGCCACCATTTCAGAAATAGGTATGATGGATTTATTTGGACAAGAGGATTCAATAAAAACAATATTGGTTTCCAATGGATTGGGGATTATTTTATCAAAAAATCATGGAATTGTAAATTGGAATAACGAGTATCAGCTCATAGGTATCGAAGGACGAGACTTGGGCTTTCAGGTTCCGAATTTTGAGGATATGTATGCGGAGATCAGTGCTGGGGATGTGATTTGTTATCATATTAATAATTGGGCAGCTGACGATCAGACTTATGGCTGGATTTCGGATGTGAGGTATGATATTGAAAATGTTACGAGGTATGAAGATTCCATTGTATTTAATGCCTTTGTTAGAACAAATACAGATTGGTATTGGAAAAGTTCAAACCAAATATCTACTAAAGGTTATGAGGATATTGTAGTATATAGGAATCGATTTACAGATGCGTATCCCAATGATACATTGTTTATACAAGGAGGGCCTGATATGTATAATTATTCCGAAGGGATTGCTATCTCTAAGCTTTCAAATTTTAAGTGGGGAGGCCTTAAGAAGACTCAGTTTACTTATGAAGGAGATTGGCCATTTGCCAATTTGATGTATCATGATGAGGGTTTGTATAGTTTTGAACTTTACCCTGTTGGTGAATCTATGTTGATGGAGCATTCTGTTGAATATGGCTTCTTAGAATATGTAAACTTTGGTTTTGAATGGGGGGGAGAAAGAGAATTGGTCGGAGTTATTGATAATGGAGATACTTTAGGTTATATTCACCCATTAGATATTTTCACAGGACAAAAAGAATTATCAATAAATAATAATTCCCTAGTCTTCCCAAGCCCAGCCAAAGAATCCATAACAATCCAAAGCCAAGAAACAGGTGAGTACAATTATCAAGTATTCAATATTTCAGGGCAATTGGTTTTGGATAGGAAGCAAGAAAAAACTCTAGCCGATTTAGAGATTGATATTTCGGACTTGCATAATGGAGTTTATATTCTTCAAATAGCTATGAATAACCAAATCATTAGAAAGAAATTTATCAAACAAATGTAATTTCATTAAATTAGCGGGAAAAGCAGAATGAATCAACACCTACTTTCATTTATTCACTTTTTAAAATAAAAACTATGAAGAAAAATTTACTGTTAATTATCATGTTAATGATGACCATTGGTTTGTTTGCTCAAAATTGGGCACCAATAAATACCACTGAGCGATTTTGTTATTCAAATGATGGAGACTTAGAAATACTAGATAATGTACTTTGGGTGGACTCGACTAAACAGATGAGCGATCATGAAGTCTATTATTTCAATAAAATCGTAAGTCCATGCGATACTTGTTCGGAACCCAATTATATGCTTGCAAATCAGCCTCAGTTTCTTTTGGACCAAGCAAAAGTATACGAAAATGGAGAATGGGTTTTTGAAAGCTATAATCAACAATTTAAGTTACTCCCTAATGCTCAACTAAATGAAGAATGGATTTTTGATGAGGAAAGTTCTGTCACGGCTGTTGTCAGTTCATTAGATTTGATAAATGTAATTGGAGAGGAGGATTCTGTTAAAATCATATCATTATCAAATAATGAATCCTTTGTGTTAACGAAAAATCATGGAGTCCTTCAATTTAGTAATTATCAATTACTGGGTATCGAAGGGCGTGAATTGGGAGTCTTAGTGCCGAAGTTTGAAGATATGTTTAGTCAATTTGAGGTGGGTGACGTTTTGTGTTATTATACCTACAGTGCAGAAGCTTATAAAAATGTGGAATTCAAACATAATTATCTGAGGTATGAGGTA is drawn from Lentimicrobium sp. L6 and contains these coding sequences:
- a CDS encoding T9SS type A sorting domain-containing protein; translated protein: MKKAILPILFVFLFTNLATSQGCFPDGITFSSQEQVDQFPINYPECSIIEGSLIISGDNIVNLDSLYQITEIEGDLQVNNCHELTSVSGLSNIESVYGINFFNIKRLKDIDCFGKITSLQGELELMSTDSILNISSFQNITSIGGGFRVSGTKILEDLSAFQNLETIQSSFVFSSNDLIKEVSGFNQTDSLFLIYIGSNKSLKKVTGFQNLKNAGQQFYILVNDSLQEVNFPGLVKAENMTIESNENLEFIKFESLEVIERLKINDNKSLHTLNSIPNLDSVNYILLEDNKRLKDISGLGGTGLRKLHSLTIRYNDSLESFSGFDNLKKITNLTIKDGRMLAEFSAFQNLDSVTGDLVLDKLKKIESINAFQKLKYVGGEFNISFGAQLKNCANFSSLNYIKGNFTLLRLDSIFDLNGFDQLNVVGGTVTIQTNNRLESLEGFNNLESVVGDFVVLNNHGLVSLDDLDSLKTLSGSLLIENCRNLKEIASIKNLEYTGGISLIRLDSLKTIYGFPKLNTLDGSLFLKDLDKLKELSGFSDINKINKSLGISGCDGLKDFNGLETLKMISQTLTVYNCDSIKNLIGMENLSKIGNHLYIANNERLSSLQGINNADLESVEIKNNPLLSMCSVESICQFISTDYIRFENNSEGCNTEEEINEMCYDQGYYSDDVFSMINEQPKWNVLDLKTEIPNIATTQSYNYTNDFVFCGNRYSKINFEDINKRAYIRANHEKAYYRNREDCNAKEYLLYDYTLAVGDTAYVGWNQYEWIAKDTAAFAVTKVEDIEKFDRIRIRVTLEYAEADAAYTGQLHWLEGVGCEEHPFYPFAQMDDYLLHKYELLCFDSAGFKKYQSPNWSVCDTNYTSIDDLQTSGFSISPNPFVNQMKITSENEEIQGIQLLSLTGQFIPISWNNNGGIASVRIPEESPNGIYILRIFTANGYSNIKMVKSDYSLK
- a CDS encoding 7-cyano-7-deazaguanine synthase; the protein is MKSQTKSRQCKTCLNHDMLSHIVIDESGLCNQCQEYTPFVPKPSNGVLDLFSNIKKKNHRYDALVPLSGGKDSTYVLYLALKKYKLKVLTYTLDNGFMSDIAKENIEKTIAKAEVDHVWYRHDKEVLRKMYRTSLLESGEICGVCGVAIERSMLKVSEDYKIPIILLGHSPAEHTSFTKENIYDQKRLRTILAQSPEISKQEIDEFLIYPRMNFISAFVQTKLGRFGRKINILYYEDLPSDFEIGEIIKKELNWSDSEDSDYTRHFDCIAEPFSNFIRDKRFGSSRRLPQINNMIRNQELTKAEAEKIIAEDKKTEEPVHYKWIMDYLNLVDKDLESINNIPIGVYSQNISRANKVFAFVREKVMT
- a CDS encoding T9SS type A sorting domain-containing protein, encoding MKKNLLLLLMLVMSIGLFAQDWAPINSTERFCYSSDDTLDMINNVLWVETFEEVDDAQVYHLNKIAIPFENGEGSLFLYNQPQFLLDDVWVFPDGDWVFQDTFFLPIEELETYTLKPNASLNDSWDFAGNITATISEIGMMDLFGQEDSIKTILVSNGLGIILSKNHGIVNWNNEYQLIGIEGRDLGFQVPNFEDMYAEISAGDVICYHINNWAADDQTYGWISDVRYDIENVTRYEDSIVFNAFVRTNTDWYWKSSNQISTKGYEDIVVYRNRFTDAYPNDTLFIQGGPDMYNYSEGIAISKLSNFKWGGLKKTQFTYEGDWPFANLMYHDEGLYSFELYPVGESMLMEHSVEYGFLEYVNFGFEWGGERELVGVIDNGDTLGYIHPLDIFTGQKELSINNNSLVFPSPAKESITIQSQETGEYNYQVFNISGQLVLDRKQEKTLADLEIDISDLHNGVYILQIAMNNQIIRKKFIKQM